The following are encoded together in the Panicum virgatum strain AP13 chromosome 6K, P.virgatum_v5, whole genome shotgun sequence genome:
- the LOC120713752 gene encoding uncharacterized protein LOC120713752 codes for MAIRILSLTSSASGCERNWSCHEGIHTKRRNKLTCERLEQLVFVQFNALHGQKKDKAKKNKKMDPLLATEATCAQGWIVEGGEEDEISDVDPVTGLTWQLIAETCGVEEVTRLRRSARLTQPREIEEDMYSEPEDDLIDDEEIEFESDQEDVVTAGYEAEEGAGTSDD; via the exons ATGGCTATCAGAATTCTATCCTTGACTTCAAGTGCATCAGGTTGTGAAAGAAATTGGAGTTGCCATGAAGGG ATTCATACTAAAAGAAGGAACAAGCTCACTTGTGAGAGGCTTGAGCAACTTGTGTTCGTTCAATTCAATGCTCTCCATGGACAGAAGAAAGATAAGGCtaagaagaacaaaaagatgGATCCCCTTCTAGCTACTGAAGCAACATGTGCTCAAGGATGGATTGTGGAAGGTGGAGAAGAGGATGAAATCAGTGATGTTGATCCTGTTACGGGGCTGACATGGCAGCTAATTGCTGAAACTTGTGGTGTTGAGGAAGTCACTAGACTTCGGAGAAGTGCAAGACTGACTCAGCCAAGAGAGATTGAAGAAGACATGTACTCTGAACCTGAGGATGATCTTATTGACGACGAAGAAATTGAGTTTGAATCTGACCAAGAAGATGTGGTCACAGCAGGATATGAGGCAGAGGAGGGGGCTGGGACTAGTGACGATTGA